One genomic region from Argentina anserina chromosome 2, drPotAnse1.1, whole genome shotgun sequence encodes:
- the LOC126783299 gene encoding uncharacterized protein LOC126783299: protein MHAKTDSEVTSLAPSSPTRSPRRPVYYVQSPSRDSHDGEKTATSFQSTPVLSPAGSPPHSHSSLGRHSRDSSSTRFSGSLKPGSKKIQPSNDSSSRRKGHHHHKAWKDCAVIEEEGLLDDDDRERGFPRRCYFPAFVLGFFLLFSMFSLILYGASKPMKPKITMKSVKFEQFKIQAGSDSTGVGTDMISVNSTVKFTFRNTGTFFGVHVSPNPLDLSYSQITIASGIIKKFYQSRRSHRTVTVSVIGDKIPLYGSGASISSSTGTTLLPVPLKLNFLIKSRAYVLGKLVKPKFNRRVECTVTFDPKKLNVAIALKNCTVF, encoded by the exons ATGCACGCAAAAACTGACTCCGAGGTCACAAGCCTCGCCCCTTCCTCCCCTACCCGCTCCCCCCGCCGCCCCGTCTACTACGTCCAGAGCCCCTCCCGTGACTCCCACGACGGCGAGAAGACCGCCACCTCCTTCCAGTCCACCCCCGTCCTCAGCCCCGCCGGCTCCCCTCCCCACTCCCACTCCTCCCTCGGCCGCCACTCCCGCGACTCCTCCTCCACCCGCTTCTCCGGCTCCCTCAAACCCGGATCCAAGAAGATCCAGCCCAGCAACGACTCCTCCTCCCGCCGCAAGggccaccaccaccacaaggCCTGGAAGGACTGCGCCGTCATCGAAGAAGAAGGCCTCCTCGACGACGACGATCGCGAACGCGGCTTCCCCCGCCGATGCTATTTCCCCGCCTTCGTTCTCggtttcttcctcctcttctccaTGTTCTCTCTCATTCTCTACGGCGCCAGTAAGCCCATGAAGCCCAAGATCACCATGAAG AGTGTTAAATTTGAACAATTCAAGATCCAAGCGGGCTCAGACTCCACCGGAGTAGGCACCGACATGATCTCCGTCAACTCAACCGTGAAATTCACATTCCGTAACACCGGCACATTCTTCGGAGTCCACGTCTCGCCGAATCCTCTGGATCTATCCTACTCCCAAATCACCATTGCTTCCGGAATC ATCAAGAAGTTCTATCAATCAAGGAGGAGCCATAGAACGGTGACGGTGTCAGTAATCGGTGACAAAATTCCGTTATACGGGAGTGGAGCTAGTATCAGTAGCTCAACGGGGACGACATTGCTGCCGGTGCCGCTGAAATTGAACTTCTTGATCAAATCGAGAGCCTACGTTTTGGGGAAACTGGTGAAGCCAAAGTTCAACCGGCGCGTCGAGTGCACTGTAACTTTCGATCCCAAAAAGCTCAACGTTGCGATCGCGCTCAAGAATTGCACCGTTTTTTAA
- the LOC126785258 gene encoding uncharacterized protein LOC126785258: protein MGQVRKYCRYPGLQFGACPPEDRCLICSLDEHTSSDCPYAVEVPSKNAIVGIGADIVCKVCDGLFSRGRARLKFCTYCLIFGEHCIKQCPRYALDPRLKCEQREERLCFPPVPPPQSSILG from the exons ATGGGACAGGTTCGAAAATACTGCCGTTATCCCg GGCTCCAGTTCGGTGCCTGCCCTCCTG AAGATCGATGTTTGATTTGTTCCTTGGATGAACACACTTCATCGGATTGTCCGTACGCGGTTGAAGTCCCCAGCAAGAATGCAATTGTTGGCATTGGTGCTGATATAGTTTGTAAAGTTTGTGATGGTTTGTTTTCCAGGGGGCGCGCCAGGCTCAAATTTTGTACTTACTGTCTGATCTTTGGTGAACACTGCATAAAACAGTGCCCGCGCTACGCTCTCGATCCTAGACTGAAGTGTGAGCAAAGAGAAGAGAGGCTGTGTTTCCCTCCGGTGCCACCTCCTCAATCCTCAATCCTCGGCTGA
- the LOC126783765 gene encoding subtilisin-like protease SBT3 — translation MDTHNHHVPLYLWLSIVTVASLAIVSTLAHESNNYIIHMDSSFMPKAFADHHSWYLSTVDSVLSTSSISSKLIYSYTHVLHGFSASLSVPELEALKTYPGYISSVRDLPVKPDTTHSSQFLGLNSKAGAWPVSNYGKGIIIGLVDTGVWPESESFNDAGMSEIPPRWKGDCESGMQFSSSLCNKKLIGARFFNKGIVAQNPNVTFSMNSTRDTDGHGTHTSSTAAGNYVAGASYFGYAPGTASGMAPRAHVAMYKALWDEGGLSSDIIAAIEQAVVDGVDVLSLSFGLDGVALYEDPVAIATFAAMKKGVFVSTSAGNEGPFYGSLHNGIPWVLTVAASTIDRDFRGTAHLGNGESVTGMTLFPGVNTSSSAIPVVFMNACGLKMLNKVGKKIVVCQDNSSIEEQYVAVQDAKVAGGIFITNNTDLELFLQSQFPSLFLSSKEGETIKDYIKSNSNPKVSLEYQKTLLGARPAPAVTSYTSRGPSFSFPFTLKPDIAAPGSLILAAWPQNLSVVMLNNKQVLFNEFNLLSGTSMACPHAAGLAALVKAAHPQWSPAAIRSAMMTTSDINDNTLSPIKDIGDDLRPASPLATGAGHVNPNKALNPGLIYDATIDDYVNLLCALNYTQKQIQIITVSASNNCSTPSLDLNYPSFIAFFNVNDSKPGVEITQEFRRTVTNVGKAQSTYVASVTALKGFEVGVVPNKLVFKREGEKLSFKLSIRGRRLMKEIEAFGYLTWVDSEGDHVVRSPIVATRLSSDVVVSRNH, via the coding sequence ATGGATACGCATAATCATCATGTTCCCTTGTACTTGTGGCTTTCCATTGTCACAGTCGCAAGCCTTGCCATAGTCTCAACCTTGGCTCATGAATCCAACAATTATATCATCCACATGGATTCATCATTTATGCCCAAAGCCTTTGCTGATCACCATTCTTGGTACTTGTCCACAGTGGACTCTGTACTATCCACTTCTTCTATCTCTTCTAAGCTCATATATAGCTACACTCATGTCTTACACGGGTTCAGTGCAAGTCTCTCTGTTCCTGAGTTGGAGGCCTTAAAAACTTATCCAGGGTACATATCTTCTGTTAGAGACTTGCCTGTAAAGCCGGACACGACTCACTCCTCCCAGTTTCTTGGCCTCAACTCCAAAGCAGGAGCATGGccggtttccaattatggcaAAGGCATCATTATTGGTTTGGTGGACACTGGGGTTTGGCCAGAAAGCGAAAGTTTTAACGATGCTGGAATGTCAGAAATCCCACCAAGATGGAAAGGAGACTGTGAAAGTGGAATGCAATTCAGCTCTTCACTATGCAACAAAAAGCTCATTGGGGCAAGGTTCTTCAACAAAGGAATCGTAGCACAAAACCCCAATGTGACATTTTCTATGAACTCCACAAGAGACACTGACGGCCATGGGACACACACCTCCTCCACGGCTGCTGGAAACTATGTAGCTGGGGCATCGTACTTTGGTTATGCCCCGGGAACTGCCAGCGGGATGGCGCCTCGGGCGCATGTGGCCATGTATAAGGCTTTGTGGGACGAGGGTGGCTTATCATCTGACATAATTGCTGCCATCGAACAAGCAGTTGTGGACGGTGTGGATGTGTTATCCCTATCGTTCGGATTAGATGGCGTTGCGCTGTACGAGGACCCTGTTGCCATAGCCACATTTGCAGCCATGAAGAAGGGCGTCTTTGTTTCCACATCGGCAGGAAATGAAGGACCTTTCTATGGTAGTTTGCATAATGGAATCCCTTGGGTTCTAACAGTTGCGGCTAGTACCATTGATCGTGACTTTCGAGGAACTGCACACCTTGGAAATGGAGAATCCGTAACAGGGATGACTCTTTTTCCAGGGGTTAATACGTCTTCATCTGCAATCCCAGTTGTCTTCATGAATGCATGTGGTTTGAAGATGTTGAACAAGGTTGGGAAGAAGATCGTTGTGTGCCAAGACAACAGTTCCATTGAGGAACAATATGTTGCTGTTCAAGATGCAAAGGTTGCCGGAGgtattttcattaccaacaacACCGACCTGGAATTGTTCCTCCAGAGCCAATTTCCCTCACTTTTCTTGAGTTCAAAGGAAGGTGAAACTATCAAGGACTACATCAAGAGTAACTCTAACCCGAAAGTAAGCTTGGAGTATCAAAAAACACTTCTTGGTGCGAGACCAGCACCCGCTGTGACTAGTTACACATCTAGAGGTCCATCTTTCAGCTTTCCCTTTACTCTGAAGCCAGACATTGCGGCTCCTGGCTCACTAATCCTCGCTGCATGGCCTCAAAACCTTTCGGTGGTGATGCTTAACAACAAACAGGTCTTGTTTAACGAGTTCAATTTGTTGTCGGGAACATCCATGGCGTGCCCTCATGCAGCTGGGTTAGCCGCGCTTGTGAAAGCTGCACATCCTCAATGGAGCCCTGCAGCTATCAGATCAGCTATGATGACTACTTCGGACATCAATGATAACACCCTTAGCCCCATCAAGGACATTGGCGACGATTTGCGGCCGGCTAGTCCTCTTGCCACGGGAGCAGGTCATGTCAATCCCAACAAGGCCCTCAACCCGGGACTCATATACGACGCGACCATAGATGATTATGTGAACCTTCTTTGTGCACTAAACTACACCCAGAAACAAATCCAAATTATAACCGTATCAGCCTCGAACAATTGTTCAACCCCATCATTAGATCTTAATTACCCATCGTTCATTGCATTTTTCAATGTCAACGATTCAAAGCCGGGCGTAGAAATCACTCAAGAGTTCCGAAGGACAGTGACCAATGTAGGAAAGGCGCAGTCGACATACGTAGCAAGCGTGACAGCATTGAAGGGGTTTGAGGTTGGCGTCGTTCCGAACAAATTGGTTTTCAAGAGGGAAGGTGAGAAGCTGAGCTTTAAGTTGAGTATAAGAGGTCGGAGACTGATGAAAGAGATCGAGGCTTTTGGTTACCTGACTTGGGTGGACAGTGAAGGTGATCATGTAGTAAGAAGCCCCATTGTGGCCACTAGACTCAGCTCGGATGTTGTTGTGTCACGCAACCACTAG